The following are from one region of the Mycolicibacterium diernhoferi genome:
- a CDS encoding glycosyltransferase family 4 protein, with protein MRIGMVCPYSFDVHGGVQAHVLQLAEVFRADGHYVSVLAPASPHVTLPDYVVSGGKAVPIPYNGSVARLRFGPATHRKVKKWLLDGDFDVLHLHEPNAPSVSMLALMIAEGPIVATFHTSTTKSLTLSVFQGMLRPLHEKIVGRIAVSDLARRWQMEALGSDAVEIPNGVSVSDFASAPMLDGYPRPGRSVLFLGRFDEPRKGMSVLLGALPRLVGEFPDLEVLVVGRGDEEELSEHAGQCAANLRFLGAVDDATKASALRSVDVYCAPNTGGESFGIVLVEAMAAGTAVVASDLDAFRRVLEEGEAGRLVPVDDADALADSLIELLRDDDARQRYVAAASEAVRRYDWSVVAGEIMRVYETVSGVGAKVQVSS; from the coding sequence ATGCGCATCGGGATGGTGTGCCCGTACTCGTTCGATGTGCACGGCGGCGTGCAGGCACACGTACTGCAGTTGGCCGAGGTGTTCCGGGCGGACGGCCACTACGTCAGTGTGCTGGCGCCCGCGTCCCCGCATGTGACGCTGCCTGACTACGTGGTCTCCGGTGGTAAGGCCGTGCCGATCCCGTACAACGGCTCGGTCGCCCGGCTGCGCTTCGGGCCCGCCACCCATCGCAAGGTCAAGAAGTGGCTCCTCGACGGGGATTTCGATGTGCTGCACCTGCACGAGCCGAACGCGCCGAGTGTGTCCATGCTGGCGTTGATGATCGCCGAGGGGCCGATCGTGGCGACGTTTCACACCTCGACCACGAAATCGTTGACGCTGAGCGTGTTCCAGGGGATGCTGCGCCCGCTGCACGAGAAGATCGTGGGCCGCATCGCGGTGTCGGATCTGGCGCGGCGCTGGCAGATGGAGGCGCTCGGTTCGGACGCCGTGGAAATCCCCAACGGGGTGTCGGTGTCCGACTTCGCCTCGGCGCCGATGCTGGACGGGTATCCGCGTCCGGGCCGGTCGGTGCTCTTCCTCGGACGGTTCGACGAACCGCGCAAGGGGATGTCGGTGCTGCTCGGTGCGTTGCCGCGGCTGGTCGGTGAATTCCCCGACCTCGAGGTGCTGGTGGTCGGCCGTGGGGACGAGGAGGAACTGTCCGAGCACGCCGGGCAGTGCGCGGCGAACCTGCGTTTCCTCGGCGCCGTGGACGACGCCACCAAGGCCTCGGCGCTGCGCAGCGTGGACGTCTACTGCGCGCCCAACACCGGCGGGGAGAGCTTCGGCATCGTTCTGGTGGAGGCGATGGCCGCCGGTACGGCGGTGGTGGCCAGCGACCTGGACGCCTTCCGGCGCGTTCTCGAAGAGGGCGAGGCCGGCCGGCTGGTACCGGTCGACGACGCAGATGCGTTGGCCGACAGTCTGATCGAACTGCTGCGTGACGACGATGCGCGGCAGCGCTATGTCGCCGCCGCGTCCGAGGCGGTGCGCCGCTACGACTGGTCGGTGGTGGCCGGCGAGATCATGCGGGTGTACGAGACGGTCAGCGGTGTGGGTGCCAAGGTCCAGGTGAGTTCGTGA
- the tesB gene encoding acyl-CoA thioesterase II yields the protein MAIEEILDLEQLEVNIYRGRVFSPESGFLQRTFGGHVAGQSLVSAVRTVEPQFQVHSLHGYFLRPGDARAPAVYTVERIRDGGSFCTRRVSAIQHGETIFSMSASFQTDQSGIEHQDAMPVAPPPDDLPGFRSGGAFDDAGFAQFAEWDVCIVPRDQLQLVPGKASQQQVWFRHRDPLPDDPVLHICALAYLSDLTLLGSASVTHPDERKHLMVASLDHAMWFMRPFRADEWLLYDQSSPSACGGRALCEGKLYNAYGEMVASVMQEGLTRYQRDFTPTPK from the coding sequence ATGGCGATCGAGGAGATCCTCGACCTCGAGCAGCTGGAGGTCAACATCTACCGCGGGCGCGTGTTCAGCCCCGAATCCGGTTTCCTGCAGCGCACTTTCGGCGGGCATGTGGCCGGGCAGTCGTTGGTGTCGGCGGTGCGCACGGTGGAACCGCAGTTCCAGGTGCACTCGCTGCACGGGTACTTCCTGCGCCCCGGCGATGCCCGGGCGCCCGCGGTGTACACCGTGGAGCGCATCCGGGACGGCGGCTCGTTCTGCACCCGCCGGGTCAGCGCCATCCAGCACGGCGAGACGATCTTCTCGATGTCGGCGTCCTTCCAGACCGACCAGAGCGGTATCGAACACCAGGACGCCATGCCGGTGGCCCCGCCGCCCGACGACCTGCCCGGATTCCGGTCCGGCGGAGCATTCGACGACGCCGGGTTCGCCCAGTTCGCCGAATGGGATGTCTGCATCGTCCCGCGCGATCAGCTGCAGCTGGTGCCCGGCAAGGCATCCCAGCAGCAGGTCTGGTTCCGGCACCGTGACCCGCTGCCCGACGATCCGGTGCTGCACATCTGCGCGCTGGCCTACCTGAGCGATCTGACGCTGCTGGGGTCGGCCTCGGTCACCCATCCCGACGAGCGCAAGCACCTGATGGTCGCCTCGCTGGATCATGCGATGTGGTTCATGCGCCCGTTCCGGGCCGACGAATGGCTGCTCTATGACCAGTCCTCGCCGTCGGCGTGCGGTGGGCGGGCGCTGTGCGAGGGCAAGCTGTACAACGCCTATGGAGAGATGGTCGCCTCGGTGATGCAGGAGGGGCTCACCCGCTACCAGCGCGACTTCACCCCGACGCCCAAGTGA
- a CDS encoding HIT family protein, whose translation MTDRDSRDDAIVDRGVGEPDHLQRLWTPHRMSYIAESPMKKGAGSAQSKEPFTDIPAMSDEDGLVVARGELVYAVLNLYPYNPGHLMVVPYRRVSELEDLTVEETAELMAFAQQAIRVIKAVSHPHGFNVGLNLGTSAGGSLAEHLHMHVVPRWGGDANFITIIGGSKVIPQLLGETRKLLAAEWAKQAAQQEIAP comes from the coding sequence GTGACCGATCGGGACTCCAGGGATGACGCCATCGTCGACCGGGGCGTCGGCGAACCCGACCACCTGCAGCGGCTGTGGACTCCGCACCGGATGAGTTATATCGCCGAGTCGCCGATGAAGAAGGGGGCGGGCTCGGCGCAGTCCAAGGAGCCGTTCACCGACATCCCGGCGATGTCGGATGAGGACGGCCTGGTGGTGGCGCGCGGCGAGCTGGTCTACGCCGTGCTGAACCTCTACCCGTACAACCCGGGCCATCTCATGGTGGTGCCCTACCGGCGGGTGTCCGAACTCGAGGACCTGACCGTCGAGGAGACCGCGGAGCTGATGGCCTTCGCCCAGCAGGCGATTCGGGTGATCAAGGCGGTGTCGCATCCGCACGGGTTCAACGTCGGCCTCAACCTGGGCACCTCGGCGGGCGGTTCGCTGGCCGAGCATCTGCACATGCACGTCGTCCCGCGCTGGGGTGGGGACGCCAACTTCATCACCATCATCGGCGGGTCCAAGGTGATCCCGCAGCTGCTCGGGGAGACCCGGAAGCTGTTGGCCGCCGAGTGGGCAAAGCAGGCGGCACAACAGGAAATCGCCCCGTGA
- a CDS encoding NUDIX hydrolase: MNVILIVVLVLVGVVLLLTASWAYLTANRLDRLHVRYDLSWHALDAALARRAVVARAVAVDAYGSGPEGRRLAALAAAAERAARPVREGAENDLSAALEMVDPAALPTALVAELADAEARVLLARRFHNDAVRDTLSLRERPMVRLLHLGGTAALPGYFEIAERAGMPGGPVSRRVSARIALLDEQGRILLFCGSDPAVAGDGSAPRWWFTVGGAAQPGESLAQTAVRELAEETGLGVTAEEMIGPVWRREAVIDFNGSVMRSEEFFFVHRTRAFEPLTTGHSALERSYIHGHRWCDATMVRELVATGEPVYPVQLAELLAEANRLADGSGREPGGRDESQPRPIR; encoded by the coding sequence GTGAACGTCATCCTGATCGTCGTCCTGGTCCTGGTCGGCGTCGTGCTGCTGCTGACCGCCAGCTGGGCCTATCTCACCGCCAACCGGCTGGACCGGCTGCACGTGCGCTACGACCTGTCCTGGCACGCGCTCGACGCCGCGCTGGCCCGTCGTGCGGTGGTGGCGCGGGCGGTCGCCGTGGACGCGTACGGCAGCGGTCCGGAGGGCAGACGGCTGGCCGCGCTGGCCGCCGCCGCCGAACGAGCCGCTCGACCGGTCCGCGAGGGCGCCGAGAACGACCTGTCCGCGGCGTTGGAGATGGTCGACCCGGCCGCACTGCCGACCGCGCTGGTGGCCGAACTGGCCGACGCCGAGGCGCGGGTGTTGCTGGCCCGCCGCTTCCACAACGACGCCGTCCGCGACACCCTGTCGCTGCGTGAACGCCCGATGGTGCGGTTGCTGCATCTGGGCGGCACCGCGGCACTGCCCGGCTACTTCGAGATCGCCGAGCGGGCCGGCATGCCGGGCGGCCCGGTCAGCCGCCGGGTCTCGGCGCGCATCGCGCTGCTCGATGAGCAGGGCCGAATCCTGTTGTTCTGCGGTTCGGACCCGGCCGTGGCGGGCGACGGCTCCGCACCGCGCTGGTGGTTCACCGTCGGCGGTGCGGCTCAGCCGGGGGAGTCGTTGGCGCAGACCGCGGTGCGGGAACTGGCCGAGGAGACCGGGCTGGGGGTTACGGCCGAGGAGATGATCGGCCCGGTGTGGCGGCGTGAGGCGGTCATCGACTTCAACGGCTCGGTGATGCGCAGCGAGGAGTTCTTCTTCGTGCACCGCACCCGCGCTTTCGAACCCCTTACCACTGGGCATTCCGCCCTCGAACGCAGCTACATTCACGGCCATCGATGGTGCGATGCGACAATGGTCCGCGAGCTGGTCGCGACAGGTGAACCGGTCTACCCGGTACAACTCGCCGAGCTGCTGGCCGAGGCGAACCGGCTGGCCGACGGATCCGGCCGAGAACCCGGCGGTCGAGACGAGTCGCAGCCCCGCCCCATCCGGTGA
- the pgsA gene encoding phosphatidylinositol phosphate synthase has protein sequence MSNFYLMTRAAYAKVSGPVARAALRAGLTPDSITILGTAGSVVAALTLYPIGQLWWGSVAVFFFVLADMLDGAMARERGGGTRFGAVLDATCDRLGDGAIFCGLAWWAAFGAHNTALVVAILICLVTSQVISYIKARAEASGLRGDGGIIERPERLVIALSGAGLSGAFGWALLLDIAMWGLAAASVVTLAQRLHAVRTSAGAMDPLPAPAPPPEGNPT, from the coding sequence GTGAGCAACTTCTACCTGATGACCCGCGCCGCGTACGCCAAGGTGTCGGGACCGGTGGCCAGGGCGGCGCTGCGGGCCGGCCTGACCCCGGACAGCATCACCATCCTGGGCACCGCGGGCTCGGTGGTGGCCGCCCTCACGCTGTACCCGATCGGGCAGTTGTGGTGGGGGTCGGTCGCCGTCTTCTTCTTCGTGCTCGCCGACATGCTCGACGGGGCGATGGCGCGCGAGCGTGGCGGCGGGACCCGCTTCGGCGCGGTGCTGGACGCCACCTGCGACCGGCTCGGCGACGGCGCGATCTTCTGCGGGCTGGCCTGGTGGGCCGCGTTCGGCGCGCACAACACCGCGCTGGTGGTCGCCATCCTGATCTGCCTGGTCACCTCGCAGGTGATCTCCTACATCAAGGCCCGGGCCGAGGCCAGCGGGCTGCGCGGGGACGGCGGCATCATCGAACGTCCCGAGCGGCTGGTGATCGCGCTGTCCGGGGCCGGGCTGTCCGGCGCCTTCGGGTGGGCGCTGCTGCTCGACATCGCGATGTGGGGCCTGGCGGCGGCCAGCGTGGTGACGCTGGCGCAGCGGCTGCACGCCGTGCGCACCTCGGCCGGCGCGATGGATCCGCTGCCGGCTCCAGCACCTCCGCCGGAAGGAAATCCCACGTGA
- the thrS gene encoding threonine--tRNA ligase has product MTAAASSAPAALLRVAAGTTAGAAVRAAGLPERGAPDAIVVVRDADGRLRDLSWTPDVDAEVEAVAADTEDGRSVIRHSCAHVLAQAVQELFPQAKLGIGPPITDGFYYDFDVADPFTPEDLAKLEKRMAKIVKDGQLFSRRVYESKEQARQELAGEPYKLELVDDKSGDPDVMEVGGDELTAYDNLNPRTKERIWGDLCRGPHIPTTRFIPAFKLTRSSAAYWRGNQNNASLQRVYGTAWESQEALDRHLELIEEAQRRDHRKLGVELDLFSFPDELGSGLPVFHPKGGIIRKELEDYSRGKHEQAGYQFVNTPHITKEHLYITSGHLEWYADGMFPPMHIDAEYDENGEVRKPGQDYYLKPMNCPMHHLIYRSRGRSYRELPLRLFEFGSVYRYEKSGVVHGLTRVRGMTQDDAHIYTTREQMREELTSLLQFVLDLLSDYGLDDFYLELSTKDPEKYVGSDEVWEEATATLREVAEASGLDLVPDPGGAAFYGPKISVQVKDALGRNWQMSTIQLDFNMPDRFELEYTAADGTRQRPVLIHRALFGSIERFFGVLTEHYAGAFPAWLAPVQVVGVPVADAHVPYLDDVAAQLRSRGVRIEVDRSDDRMAKKIVNHTNQRVPFMLLAGDKDVEAGAVSFRFGDRSQVNAVPREAAVDAIVDWIARRVNTTPTAELFESGIEGAGA; this is encoded by the coding sequence ATGACCGCCGCAGCCAGTTCCGCCCCCGCAGCCCTGCTCAGGGTCGCTGCCGGGACCACCGCAGGGGCTGCGGTGCGCGCGGCGGGGCTACCCGAGCGCGGCGCCCCGGACGCCATCGTGGTGGTGCGCGACGCCGACGGCCGGCTGCGTGACCTGAGCTGGACCCCCGACGTCGATGCCGAGGTCGAAGCCGTCGCCGCCGACACCGAGGACGGCCGCAGCGTCATCCGGCACTCCTGCGCCCATGTGCTGGCCCAGGCCGTGCAGGAGCTGTTCCCGCAGGCCAAGCTCGGCATCGGCCCGCCGATCACCGACGGCTTCTACTACGACTTCGATGTCGCCGATCCGTTCACCCCGGAGGACCTGGCGAAGCTCGAGAAGCGGATGGCCAAGATCGTCAAGGACGGTCAGCTGTTCTCCCGCCGGGTGTACGAGTCCAAAGAGCAGGCGCGCCAAGAACTTGCCGGTGAGCCGTACAAGCTCGAACTGGTCGACGACAAGTCGGGCGACCCGGATGTGATGGAGGTCGGCGGGGACGAGCTGACCGCCTACGACAACCTGAATCCGCGCACCAAGGAGCGGATCTGGGGCGATCTGTGCCGCGGACCGCACATCCCGACCACCCGGTTCATCCCGGCATTCAAGCTGACCCGCAGCAGCGCGGCCTACTGGCGCGGCAACCAGAACAACGCCAGCCTGCAGCGGGTGTACGGCACCGCGTGGGAGTCCCAGGAGGCACTGGACCGTCACCTCGAGCTGATCGAGGAGGCGCAGCGTCGCGACCACCGCAAGCTGGGTGTGGAACTGGACCTGTTCAGCTTCCCCGACGAACTCGGATCCGGTCTGCCGGTGTTCCACCCCAAGGGCGGCATCATCCGCAAGGAACTGGAGGACTACTCGCGCGGTAAGCACGAGCAGGCCGGTTATCAGTTCGTCAACACCCCGCACATCACGAAGGAACATCTCTACATCACGTCGGGGCACCTGGAGTGGTACGCCGACGGCATGTTCCCGCCGATGCACATCGATGCCGAGTACGACGAGAACGGCGAGGTGCGCAAGCCCGGCCAGGACTACTACCTGAAGCCGATGAACTGCCCGATGCACCACCTGATCTACCGGTCCCGTGGTCGGTCTTACCGCGAACTTCCGTTGCGGCTCTTCGAATTCGGGTCGGTGTATCGGTACGAGAAGTCCGGTGTGGTGCACGGGCTGACCCGGGTGCGCGGCATGACCCAGGACGATGCGCACATCTACACCACCCGCGAGCAGATGCGCGAGGAACTCACCTCGCTGCTGCAGTTCGTGCTCGACCTGCTGTCCGACTACGGCCTCGACGACTTCTACCTGGAACTGTCCACCAAGGACCCGGAGAAGTACGTCGGCTCCGATGAGGTGTGGGAGGAGGCCACCGCGACCCTGCGCGAGGTGGCCGAGGCCTCCGGGCTGGACCTGGTGCCGGACCCGGGTGGCGCGGCCTTCTACGGTCCGAAGATCTCGGTGCAGGTCAAGGACGCGCTGGGCCGCAACTGGCAGATGTCGACGATCCAGCTCGACTTCAACATGCCGGACCGGTTCGAACTGGAGTACACCGCCGCCGATGGCACCCGTCAGCGGCCGGTGCTGATCCACCGGGCGCTGTTCGGCTCCATCGAACGGTTCTTCGGGGTGCTCACCGAGCACTACGCGGGCGCGTTCCCAGCCTGGCTGGCCCCGGTGCAGGTGGTCGGTGTGCCGGTCGCCGACGCGCACGTGCCTTACCTGGATGACGTTGCTGCGCAACTACGTTCACGTGGTGTGCGGATCGAGGTGGACCGCAGCGACGACCGGATGGCCAAGAAGATCGTCAACCACACCAACCAGAGGGTGCCGTTCATGCTGCTCGCGGGCGACAAGGACGTCGAGGCCGGAGCCGTGTCCTTCCGGTTCGGGGACCGCAGCCAGGTCAACGCGGTGCCGCGGGAGGCGGCCGTCGACGCCATCGTGGATTGGATCGCCCGCCGGGTGAACACCACTCCCACCGCGGAACTGTTCGAGTCCGGTATCGAGGGGGCAGGAGCCTGA
- the pdxT gene encoding pyridoxal 5'-phosphate synthase glutaminase subunit PdxT, with translation MSARVGVLALQGDTREHLAALTEAGAQACTVRRLHELESVDALVIPGGESTAMSHLLREFDLLEPLRARLRDGMPAYGSCAGMILLATDIQDAGVPGREALPLGGIDMTVRRNAFGRQVDSFEEDLQFAGIDGPVHAVFIRAPWVERVGPEVEVLATAAGHPVAVRQGRMLATSFHPEMTGDRRVHAMFVDSLS, from the coding sequence GTGAGCGCCCGGGTGGGGGTGCTCGCCCTGCAGGGCGACACCCGGGAACATCTGGCGGCGCTGACCGAGGCGGGCGCGCAGGCCTGCACGGTCCGGCGGTTACATGAGTTGGAATCCGTTGACGCACTGGTCATCCCGGGTGGTGAATCGACCGCGATGAGCCACCTGCTGCGGGAATTCGACCTGCTCGAGCCGCTGCGGGCCCGGTTGCGTGACGGTATGCCCGCCTACGGGTCCTGCGCCGGGATGATCCTGCTGGCCACGGATATCCAGGACGCCGGAGTGCCCGGACGCGAGGCGCTGCCGCTGGGCGGAATCGATATGACGGTGCGCCGCAACGCCTTCGGGCGCCAGGTGGATTCCTTCGAGGAGGACCTGCAGTTCGCCGGGATCGACGGCCCGGTGCACGCGGTGTTCATCCGGGCGCCCTGGGTGGAGCGGGTCGGCCCCGAGGTGGAGGTGCTGGCCACCGCGGCCGGGCACCCGGTGGCGGTCCGGCAGGGCCGGATGCTGGCCACCTCGTTTCATCCGGAGATGACCGGGGATCGCCGGGTGCATGCGATGTTCGTCGACTCGCTGTCCTGA
- a CDS encoding phosphatidylinositol mannoside acyltransferase, which produces MSTPTSGLSNVGGLRVPLGGQLSDLGYATGWRLVRAMPEFAARNVFDAGALYAARGGGPAQLRKNLSRVIGVPPAQVPDHLIRASLASYGRYWREAFRLPSMNHAAVTASVQEVVEGDQHIREALEQGRGAVMALPHSGNWDISGVWLVNTFGQFATVAERLKPESLYNRFVAYRESLGFEVLPLTGGPRPPSEVLVERLQDNGLVCLMADRDLTRSGVPVDFFGEQTRLPSGPAKLAVQTGGALIPAHTWFTEDGWGLRLHPPVDTSSGDIGAITQVLADHFAAGIAEYPADWHMLQPQWIADLSVERRARLEGS; this is translated from the coding sequence GTGAGCACACCCACCTCGGGGCTGTCGAATGTCGGCGGCCTCCGTGTCCCGCTGGGCGGGCAGCTCTCGGATCTCGGTTATGCGACGGGCTGGCGGTTGGTTCGGGCGATGCCGGAGTTCGCCGCCCGCAACGTGTTCGACGCCGGGGCGCTGTATGCCGCGCGCGGCGGCGGGCCCGCGCAGCTGCGCAAGAATCTGAGCCGGGTGATCGGTGTGCCACCGGCGCAGGTGCCCGACCACCTGATCCGTGCCTCGCTGGCGTCCTACGGCCGGTACTGGCGGGAGGCGTTCCGGCTGCCCTCGATGAACCACGCCGCGGTGACGGCGTCGGTCCAGGAGGTGGTCGAGGGTGATCAGCACATCCGCGAGGCACTCGAGCAAGGCCGCGGCGCGGTGATGGCGCTGCCGCACAGCGGTAACTGGGACATCTCAGGGGTGTGGCTGGTCAACACCTTCGGGCAGTTCGCCACGGTGGCCGAGCGGCTCAAACCGGAGTCGCTGTACAACCGGTTCGTGGCGTACCGGGAGAGCCTGGGATTCGAGGTGCTGCCGCTGACCGGCGGCCCGCGTCCCCCCTCGGAGGTCCTCGTCGAGCGGTTACAGGACAACGGTCTGGTGTGTCTGATGGCCGACCGCGACCTGACCCGCTCCGGGGTGCCGGTCGACTTCTTCGGTGAGCAGACCCGGCTGCCCTCGGGCCCGGCCAAGCTGGCCGTGCAGACCGGTGGGGCCTTGATCCCGGCGCATACCTGGTTCACCGAGGACGGCTGGGGGCTGCGGCTGCACCCGCCGGTGGACACCTCCTCCGGCGACATCGGTGCGATCACCCAGGTGCTGGCCGACCACTTCGCCGCCGGGATCGCCGAGTACCCGGCGGACTGGCACATGCTGCAACCGCAGTGGATCGCCGATCTGTCCGTTGAGCGCCGCGCCCGCCTCGAAGGCAGCTAG
- a CDS encoding TetR/AcrR family transcriptional regulator: MATAVESFRRHSVAGTSLQMISDELGLTKSAIYHHFRTRDELLEAILEPVMGELEKLVAAAESARGSRAQADAMLTGFVALAVAQRTLIPVLTGDPGVGDFLRSRPDWSAVVQRQLALLAGVEPGMAGQVKAAVVMAGIAAAVGVDYPEAGDDLARLQDELVTAGRRTLGLRSPRGA, translated from the coding sequence ATGGCCACCGCCGTCGAGTCGTTCCGCCGGCACAGCGTCGCGGGCACCTCCCTGCAGATGATCTCCGACGAACTCGGGCTCACGAAATCCGCCATCTACCATCACTTCCGGACCCGCGACGAGCTACTCGAAGCCATCCTGGAGCCGGTCATGGGCGAGCTGGAGAAGCTGGTGGCCGCCGCCGAGTCGGCACGGGGCTCCCGCGCGCAGGCCGATGCCATGCTGACCGGATTCGTCGCGCTGGCCGTGGCGCAGCGCACCCTGATTCCGGTGCTCACCGGGGATCCGGGCGTCGGTGACTTCCTGCGCAGCCGGCCCGACTGGAGCGCGGTCGTGCAACGCCAGCTGGCGCTACTCGCCGGCGTCGAACCGGGCATGGCCGGACAGGTCAAGGCGGCCGTCGTGATGGCCGGCATCGCCGCGGCCGTCGGCGTGGACTACCCCGAGGCCGGCGACGACCTCGCCAGGCTGCAGGACGAACTGGTCACCGCGGGCCGGCGCACACTCGGGTTGCGCTCGCCGCGCGGGGCGTGA
- the pdxS gene encoding pyridoxal 5'-phosphate synthase lyase subunit PdxS has translation MDTAAQNGSQTGTARVKRGMAEMLKGGVIMDVVTPEQARIAEAAGAVAVMALERVPADIRAQGGVSRMSDPDMIEGIIAAVTIPVMAKVRIGHFVEAQILQSLGVDYIDESEVLTPADYTNHIDKWRFTVPFVCGATNLGEALRRITEGAAMIRSKGEAGTGDVSNATTHMRQIGGEIRRLTSLSEDELFVAAKELQAPYELVAEVARAGKLPVTLFTAGGIATPADAAMMMQLGAEGVFVGSGIFKSGDPAARAAAIVKATTFYDDPDVLAKVSRGLGEAMVGINVEDIAAPHRLAERGW, from the coding sequence ATGGATACCGCAGCGCAGAACGGTAGTCAGACCGGTACGGCGCGGGTGAAGCGCGGTATGGCCGAAATGCTCAAGGGCGGCGTCATCATGGATGTCGTCACCCCGGAGCAGGCCCGGATCGCCGAGGCCGCCGGTGCGGTCGCGGTGATGGCGCTGGAGCGGGTACCCGCCGACATCCGCGCCCAGGGCGGGGTGTCGCGGATGAGCGATCCGGACATGATCGAGGGCATCATCGCCGCGGTCACCATTCCGGTGATGGCCAAGGTCCGGATCGGGCATTTCGTCGAGGCGCAGATCCTGCAGTCCCTCGGGGTGGATTACATCGACGAGTCCGAGGTGCTGACCCCGGCCGACTACACCAACCACATCGACAAGTGGCGCTTCACCGTGCCGTTCGTGTGCGGTGCGACCAATCTGGGTGAGGCGCTGCGCCGGATCACCGAGGGCGCGGCGATGATTCGTTCCAAGGGTGAGGCCGGTACCGGGGACGTGTCGAACGCGACCACGCACATGCGCCAGATCGGTGGGGAGATCCGTCGGCTGACCTCGCTGAGCGAGGACGAGTTGTTCGTCGCCGCCAAGGAACTGCAGGCCCCGTACGAGTTGGTGGCCGAGGTGGCCCGGGCCGGCAAGCTGCCGGTCACGCTGTTCACCGCCGGCGGCATCGCGACCCCGGCCGATGCGGCGATGATGATGCAACTCGGCGCCGAGGGTGTGTTCGTCGGGTCGGGCATCTTCAAGTCCGGCGATCCGGCGGCGCGTGCCGCGGCGATCGTGAAGGCCACCACCTTCTACGACGATCCCGACGTGCTGGCCAAGGTGTCGCGCGGACTCGGTGAGGCGATGGTCGGCATCAACGTCGAGGACATCGCGGCACCGCACCGCCTGGCCGAACGCGGCTGGTAA
- a CDS encoding cytochrome P450: MTAADVLDGVDFFQDPALVADPYELYRRMRSVSPVLREPTQGVYIVTGYEEAQAILGDHERFSSCTSVTGPFPGFPVPLEGRDEAEVRALIDKHRDELPFSDQLPTFDPPTHTAHRALLSRLITPKRLKENEEFLWRLADQVLAPYLAQGGGEFIREVANPVALLVIADLLGVPEGDRAELTERLVGDSSLGSTEGEEMAHAPLEYLYHRFAEYISDRRANPRADVLTDMAEATFPDGSTPEVIDVVRVAANLFSAGQETTVRLLSSALMVLAERPDLQDRLRAHPEQIPGFIEEALRFESPIRGDFRLARATTEVGGVTIGAGATVMVNLGAANRDPRQFEDPDTFDLDRPNARRHIAFGRGIHSCIGAPLARAEGRVVIERLLRGAAGIRIDERRHGAPDARSYDYVPTFILRGLTELHLQVDPAGPAS, encoded by the coding sequence TTGACCGCTGCGGACGTGCTTGACGGCGTCGACTTCTTCCAAGATCCGGCGTTGGTCGCCGATCCCTACGAGTTGTACCGACGCATGCGCTCCGTCAGTCCCGTGCTGCGCGAACCAACCCAGGGCGTCTACATCGTGACCGGCTACGAGGAGGCCCAGGCGATCCTCGGCGATCACGAGAGGTTCTCGTCCTGCACCAGCGTGACCGGACCCTTCCCGGGATTTCCGGTTCCGCTGGAGGGGCGCGACGAGGCCGAGGTGCGGGCTCTGATCGACAAGCATCGTGACGAACTGCCGTTCAGTGACCAGCTGCCGACCTTCGACCCGCCGACGCACACCGCGCACCGGGCGCTGCTGTCCCGACTGATCACCCCCAAACGCCTGAAGGAGAACGAAGAGTTCCTGTGGCGACTGGCCGACCAGGTGCTCGCGCCCTATCTGGCCCAGGGCGGCGGCGAATTCATCCGCGAGGTGGCCAACCCGGTGGCCCTGCTGGTCATCGCCGATCTGCTGGGCGTCCCGGAGGGGGACCGTGCCGAGCTCACCGAGCGACTGGTCGGGGACAGCTCGCTCGGCAGCACCGAAGGTGAGGAAATGGCGCACGCGCCACTGGAATACCTCTACCACCGCTTCGCCGAGTACATCTCGGACCGGCGTGCCAACCCGCGCGCCGACGTGCTGACCGATATGGCGGAGGCGACGTTCCCGGACGGATCGACCCCGGAGGTCATCGATGTGGTGCGGGTGGCCGCCAACCTGTTCTCGGCCGGACAGGAAACCACGGTTCGACTGCTGTCCTCGGCGCTGATGGTGCTGGCCGAGCGTCCCGACCTGCAGGACCGGTTGCGCGCCCATCCCGAGCAGATTCCCGGCTTCATCGAGGAGGCGCTGCGCTTCGAGAGCCCGATCCGCGGGGACTTCCGGCTGGCCCGGGCCACCACCGAGGTCGGTGGGGTCACCATCGGGGCCGGTGCCACGGTGATGGTGAACCTCGGTGCCGCCAACCGGGATCCGCGCCAGTTCGAGGACCCGGACACCTTCGACCTCGACCGGCCCAATGCCCGCCGGCACATCGCGTTCGGGCGCGGGATCCACAGCTGTATCGGGGCGCCGCTGGCGCGCGCGGAAGGGCGGGTCGTCATCGAGCGGCTACTCCGCGGCGCCGCTGGTATCCGCATCGACGAGCGTCGCCACGGTGCCCCCGACGCGCGCAGCTATGACTACGTACCGACCTTCATCCTGCGTGGTCTGACCGAACTGCACCTACAGGTCGACCCCGCCGGGCCCGCATCATGA